The Paludisphaera rhizosphaerae DNA window CCCGAACTGCGCGGGGTCGTAGAACCGCAGCATCCGGGCGTCGGACGACTGGCCGTCCAGGAAGCGGGCCAGTTGCAGGCAGGTCTCGGCCCGGATCTCTCGACCCGGGTTCCTGTCCAGGATCGCGCGGAGCAGCCGCTCGGTGGCCCTGGAACCGGACATGCCGATGTGGCGAGGGGTGAGGAGGGACCCGATCTTTTCGCTCGCGGCGTGGTCCCGGGCGATGACGTCCTTGGCTGTCTCCGCCATCGAGCCGGCGGGGAGGTGGGTGACGATCCAGAAAAGGGCCTCCTCGGCGGCCGGCGTCCCGGGGGTCGTCTCCGCCTCGTAGAGCAGGGCTCCGGCGACGGCGGCCGGGTTCGCACGCTTCTGGAACAAGGCCTGGCGTTCCTCCGGGGTCGTCGCCTTCTGGAGGGCCTCGCGAAGAGCGTTGGTTTCCGTCTCGTACCCGTCCACGAGCTTGCGGACGTTCTCCTCGGAGCGTTTAAGGGCCGTCGCCCTTGCTTCGGGGGAAGGCTCCGCCGGGAGACGGAGGATCGGCTTGGGGGCGGCCGGCGGGGGCGTCGCCGGCTGCTGCGCCGCGGGTTGGCTGCCGGCCCCCGGCGCGGAGATGGCCGCGACGCCGAAGCCGGCGGTCGCGAAGCCCGCGGCGACGAGCGAGGCGGTCAGGATCGCGGAACGAGTCGTCATGGCCTTCAGAACTCCTTCCATCAGCAGGAGGGCCTGGGCCGGGACCATCCCGGCCGGCGCAGCCTTCCCCAGAGCGATGAACGAGGCCCCGCGGACCGTGGCCTCCGCCAGCGCGGTCGGGATCAGGGCGGCGGTCGGGTCCGGTGTCCGGGCCGTCTCCAGGCCGGGAGGCTCAACGCCCCGGTGAGTCAACCGGACGCGGAGGCGGTCGCGGGCCCAGGCCAGCCGCCGCTTCACCGTGCCGACCGGCCATCCCAGTCGCTCGGCCGCCTGGTCGTGGGTGAGCCCCTGGAGGTAGCAGAGGACGACCGCCGAGCGATACTGGTCCGGCAGCCGGCCGATCTCCTCGTGGATCACGGCGTCCTGGTCGTCGAACCCGCCCTCAGCGCATCCGCTGGACGGGCTGGAGGTCTCCGCGTAGTTTCGCTCATGACGCCGCCGCCGGGCTTCGCTGGAGCGGGAGTTTGCGGCCACGCGTAGGGCGACCCCGTGCAGCCAGGCTCCGACCGACCCCTCGCGACGGACCGTCCGCGCCCGGCTCGCCAGGACCAGGAACGTCGCCTGGAAGGCGTCGTCGGCCCGATCGCGGTCGCCGAGCACAGAGCGGCAGGTTCGGAGGACCATCGGTCCGTGCCGGTCCACCAGGACGGCGAAGGCCGCCTCGGCGACCTCGTCGTCCGTACCGACTCGGCTGGTGAATCGCTCCAGAAGCTCGTGGTCGCGCCGACCGACCGCCGTCCCCGCGTGGAAGAGGTCGGGGAGCCGGTGCAAGTCTCCGCCGGATCGTCCGCTGGCCAAGGTGGATTCCCCGCAAGGCCCGAGTCGTCTCGTCCTTCCCCGCGGAGTATTGTCGCGAGCGGCGTCGGCCGATCCCACTTTCTTGTCCGAGTTCTGAGATCCAAGAACCCTCGCCTTCTTCCAGGCGAAAACTTCCAGTACGTTGAACGCGTTCGTCGTTTGGAGAGCGTCGAGCGAGCGACTGCCGAACCCACCGGCTTCCAGGCGGTGGTCGTTCAGCCCGCGAGTTCCGCAAAGCCCGTATAGGCGGTCAGGTGCGATGCAAGACGACGAATCATCGCCGTTCTCCTCGACGGCCGCGCCTCGCGCCGGGGTGCGACGTCGCCGCCTGGGGTGCCTGGCGTGGATCGTCGGGCTCGCGGCTTTCGGCCACTTCTTCATAGGGATCGGCCGACCGACCACATACTGGCATCACATCGGCGCGATGCAGGTCTTCGAGACCGAGCGAGGCGTCGTCGCCTTCGTTGAGGTCGATCTGATGACCTACCGGCCGGGGCTCATCCGGTCGCCGAATGGGTACAGCATTCCGGTGTCGCTCTATCGGTTCGACGTGGGGAGCGACGGGTCCGTGAGGAAGACGCTCCTCAGGCCGACAGCCGGCCGGCATCACCTCCTCTGGATCGAGGATGTACTGAAAATCCCCCAGGGCCTCTTCCTCGTGGAGACGCCGTCACTCGGACAACCCGACTATCTGCTGCACCGGATCGAGGAGGATCGCGTCGAGCCGCTCTCGGTTGAGGACTCCAAGGCGATCCTCCAGTCGGCCGGATACACGGAGCGGGGCGAGGGCTCCGCGGAGAAGATCACGGAGCGCAACGGCTGGCGGCTGCTCGAACGGCGTCCCACATCGAACTTCCCCGGGGAACCGATCGCGTCGCCGCGTCATCAACTGCGGATTCGCATCGACGGAGACGAGATGGAGGAGCGACTCACCGCCGCTTCCTCCGGCGAAGGCGATCCTTGGACCGCGCCCCTCATGACGGTCAATTCGCGGCGCTGGCAGTCGTACCGGAAATCGACCCGCGAGTGAGGCTTGTCGTATGACGGCGGCGACCATGCCCGCGATCGCCGCGGGCATGGGATCGGCGAAGGCGTCGCGATCAGCCGCAGCGGCCGGCTGCGTTCCTGCGACGGACCGCGAGGAGGGCCGTCGAAACCAGGGCCATCGCCGCCATCGAGATCGAGGCCGGCTCGGGGACGACCTGCGCGGAGAACCGGCTCCTCGCGAAGGTCTCGGCCTCGTCGGCATCGCTCGGGTCCGGCACTCCGTAGGAGTTCTGCGAAGTTGAAAACGTGCCGATCGTGGCCGAGTTAATCACATCGG harbors:
- a CDS encoding sigma-70 family RNA polymerase sigma factor → MASGRSGGDLHRLPDLFHAGTAVGRRDHELLERFTSRVGTDDEVAEAAFAVLVDRHGPMVLRTCRSVLGDRDRADDAFQATFLVLASRARTVRREGSVGAWLHGVALRVAANSRSSEARRRRHERNYAETSSPSSGCAEGGFDDQDAVIHEEIGRLPDQYRSAVVLCYLQGLTHDQAAERLGWPVGTVKRRLAWARDRLRVRLTHRGVEPPGLETARTPDPTAALIPTALAEATVRGASFIALGKAAPAGMVPAQALLLMEGVLKAMTTRSAILTASLVAAGFATAGFGVAAISAPGAGSQPAAQQPATPPPAAPKPILRLPAEPSPEARATALKRSEENVRKLVDGYETETNALREALQKATTPEERQALFQKRANPAAVAGALLYEAETTPGTPAAEEALFWIVTHLPAGSMAETAKDVIARDHAASEKIGSLLTPRHIGMSGSRATERLLRAILDRNPGREIRAETCLQLARFLDGQSSDARMLRFYDPAQFGELASTIQKEAWGRDYPERIQRMDPDALKRESEALYERAAREFGDVPLPHPLPQLTGDLLLPGRPTTIGEVAKAYLHESRDLGVGCLAPEIEGVDLEGRPMKLSDYRGKVVLLYFCASDQIRPSNGDRPAPVTEGIRRVADQHAKDAFALLGVSTASVNAPVDRETFKEYVKSSGLPARFWWDLGPDDAPGPIQKAWNARMGLYVLDHRGVIRLKENPPGLVEYVVATLLKEKEAEDARPAPRR